The genomic DNA TCCCTTAGGTTTTTACTTCTCCTACATGTGATTATTGGTCGGTCTCCTATCATTTCCTTAAGGACCTTGTCCTGTTCTAGTATGTGCCAATGCTTGGTCAATACATTGGTGATTTGTTTATGTTCCATACTGTAGTCACCAATTATCCTTATTTGATTGCTAGTCTCTTGTTTATTCTGCCTTTTCTGTTTATTAGATGTTAAAAGGGCTGTTCTATTTGCGGCCAGTGCTTTTTGATAGGCCCTTTTTAGGCAGTTGTGGCTATAACCCCTGGATTTGAATCTGTCATAAAGTTTTTTtgcttcaattttgaaatcatttGTTGTGCTACACAACCTTCTTATCCTAAGATATTGTCCTGTAGGGATTCCCCTGATAGTGCTAGGGGGTGTTGACTATTTGCATGTAAAAGGCTATTGGTGGCCTTTCCTTGCGATATACAGTTGTATGTAGGTTCTGGTCATGATTTCTATAAATTTGTATATCCAGGAAGTTAATGCTATCTTTCTGGATATCAGCAGTGAATTTAAGGTTGATGTCATTAATGTTCAATTTATCAACAAAATCAAAAAAGTCTCTCTGAGTCCCGGACCATATTAGTATGAAGTCATCAATATAGCGTAACCAAAGTGTTATTGGCTGTGTATATTCCAATAAAGCATCACTGAAAACATAATTTCGTTCCCACCACCCTAAGTAAAAGTTGGCGTATGATGGAGCACATGTGCTCCCCATCGCGGTCCCCCTCAGCTGATGGTAGTATTTGTTTTTGAAAGTAAAATAATTATGTGTCAAAATAAATTCGAGAAGTTCAATAACAAAGGCATTGTGTGCACCAAATTGTTGGCATCGTTGGCCCAGTGTGTCACTCACTGTTCAAAGTCCCACATCATGTAAGATGCTAGTGTATAGGGACTCGATGTCGAGACAGGCCAACCATTGTTCTTCCCCTAAAGTGATGCCCTCTAGATGGCGTAGGGCGTCACTAGTGTCTTGAATAAAGGAGGGAAGGCCAGAGACAAAAGGTTTTAAAATGTCATCCACATATATGCTGGATGGTTCTGTTAAGATCCCTATGCCAGACACTATCGGGCAACCTGGGGGAGATTGTGtgtttttgtggattttgggAATGGTGTAGAATGTCTGTATAACTGGAGTTTTGACCACTAAAAAGTCAAATTCTTCCTTGCTTAAGAGGtcacttgttttatattttttcaaaatggtcAGAAGTTTGAAAGGTGGCAGTAGGGTCACACCTTAGTGGGATGTAGCACTTGGGATCATTGAATAGACGTTTACATTCATGTACATAAGATGTGCTATCAAGGATGACTATATAAAAACTGTCCTGCTGTCTGAACCAAAAGGCATGAGTTCTTGCAATCCAGAACAGAGCGTAAGGACCTGCTCCTTCCAGTTGAATACAGAGCTTTCCTTCATTTGTCAGTGCAGTATTCATGATGTGAGGGTTAGGGGAAGCATATAAGTCATCTCCCATCCTGTTCAATACTTGCACCTTGTGCCTCATTCCAACCCACAAATTAGGGAGGGCCGGCAAGTGCAAAGGAGCGTATGGTGCTATGGATCCTTGTCCTTGCCACCAGCCTATGGCCAGAGCTGGTTGCTCCAGATTTTTAATCCTGCACATGGTACAGAATGGTAGTATTACAGGTACTTCCAAAGTACAATTATGTTAAAGGAGACCTACCTCCACAGTATAGGATATAACAAAATGTATAAGGAGCTTAACAAAGACGTAAAGTCGCCAGTAGAAGGGAGTGCAAACAGACTAAAGTTAAAATACAGACAGAATTAGTATCATTCTCACTAAGTTCAAGGCAAGGTAGAAGATGCAATAACCAACTAACAAATCACAACTTTTATCAGCTAAGTGCAGTAATGTATTTCTGTATATTCTGCCATTCACAATTTCTCCACTGGAAACTACACTACGTCCTTATAATATATGTGCCCCAATATCAAGTCTCTGCATAACAGTGAAAAGAAAGAATTAACCATCCCCCACAGAATCATAATTGATAACCCTTTATCTTCAAAACAGGAATCAACAGCACGTGGCCCTCCAGAATTACAACTGGTAGTTTAATTAGACAGCCAGACGTGGTCCGTCCATACTGTAGACCTTTTTGGAGTTAtgtatgtagcacacccttgagtgagactaatatatatatatatgggtaactcCAGCACGCTCAGTGACACCCCATTGAACGGACCACAATAATGATAAACAGTGATatcccttttctttattaagcgtaacaaataatcagcagggatccgactatgatttaaaatattaaagcaagatatatatgtataacaatacaccaaccaacaatgacaccatttaaattgctaatacaaagtatgcagaaaatatatgtgCTAAATGTTGTAACTTAATTTCCCTGTCACAGTCCCAGATGATTTGTGCACGTTGGGGCCCTTATTGAGTTTAGCTTATTGGCCAATAGCACTGATCCTTTCCTCTGTCGGTTAGCAGTATAACTTTATAAACTTAGTGAAGAAACACTTTCCTCTCAGGTGAGAAATGACTTGGCAgagtgtatagttcagcaacagatggattAGCTCCTATTGTTTGATAATACACAGTTCCCCAATAGTGTGTGGTGTTGCAGGTTACTCACAGTCTGTGCTCCAAACTCTGTATCACCTTTAGTAACAGACCTCAGATGGGATGCAGGCAGCTCTGTTCTCTAGCAGCTGAAATCACCTGGGCCTCTTTGCAGCATGTCAGCCTAGGGCTCTCCCACCAACCGCAGGCAGTTTCCCCCTGCTCCCTTTCTGGCTAGCACTGATAGCTCTTTTACGGGTGCTAGTCTAGGACTGGGATAGCAGGGTCAGCTTCTCCCAGTAGCAGCTTCCCCTGGGGCAGGATCCCTGCAGATGTCTCTCCCCTCTGGCAGCTCTCCCACGCAGAGCAGGTACAGCAggtaggcagcagtcagcagtttTTCTGCCTGCAGGCACACACTTCTCTCCCTTTTTTATAGTCCAGCAGTGTGGTCCTCAAAACATTTTGCGCCCTTTCTTATCATTGGTGGATTATAGCCCcagccaggtcctcagctctgaggcatgctgggatatgtagtcctgTAGACTGTCTATGCAGCACTTGTTCATGTTTCTTGCTTTAGTTAGGGGTGTTACACTCTCCCCCCACCACAAATCTTGAGTCCTCTCAAGAGCAACCTCTGAGCATAATTAGCAATGCATAATATATGACAGGTACATACATGTATAAGTAACATAACTCAAATTTGTATATCTACCAAGTAAGGACATTGAAAATACACCACAGATCTACACTGAGTTGGGATGTCACCTGAAGAGTGTGCAGTAGAGGGAACATGGGCGTAGTCATTTCTATGGGCCACAATCACAGTCTTTTCTGTACTATTGCCCAGAGAATCATAAGTAAGCCTTTGCGGTGGTCTGATTACTCTGGGTTCTCTAGTGTTAACCACTCTTGACTCTATATGTTCTTCATCACAGTCAACTCTGGAGCCAACATCAGTATCAGTCTCTAGTGTAGGCGGTAGGTTGTCTGACAGTTCATGTACAGATTTGTTTCCATTTGTGATAGATGTGTCAGGAGCAACCTCTGACACCTGGGAAGGTACATCATCTATATTTTCAATTAACTCAGGATTTTCTGGAATAAACTCTGGagcatttacatttaattctgtagTGGGTTCCTCACTATTTAAAGCAGGTCCCTCTGAGTCTGTTTCATAGAAGAAATAGTTTAAACCCCATTCCTCTTCTTCAGATTCATCTTCACTTGAGTAGATGCGACAGTCAGCCCTAGGTACAGTAAGAGTTTGATTCTGAATTCTCTTTGACCTTCTGGGTCTGGTGTTTTTGGGAGGTGTATCATCTACAGATCTTGGCTCTCTTACTGTTGGGCCAATAGGAAGTAGATGGTTCCTATGCCATGTTTTAATAGGATGATTCTTTCCTTCAGGCCTGATCTGATATACCGGAATGTTTGGAAGTTGAGAACAAATTATATAAGGTTGCGATCCCCATCTGTCAGCTAGTTTGTGTTTTCCTGGTAGCCCCAGATTTCGTAGGAGAACTCTGTCTCCAGGCTGTAAATCATGGAATTTCACTTTCTGGTCATACCGGGCTTTATTTTGCTGATTTCTATTCCCTGATGCTACTTGAGCCTTCTCAAAGGCCTGTTGCAAGTTTCTTTTTAGTCTCTCCACATAACTTTGGTGCGATTTAACAGGGGTATCATCCGCAGTAACTCCAAAGGCCATATCTATAGGAAGTCTAGCTTCACGTCCAAACATTAAGAAGTAAGGTGAGTAGCCTGTGGCATCATGCTTAGTGCTATTGTATGCATGTACTAGGGTGGCCACATGATGGCTCCAATGTGTTTTCTGTTCTGAAGTTAGGGTACCCAGCATATCTAACAAAGTTCTGTTAAACCTTTCAGGCTGTGGGTCCCCCTGTGGGTGGTACGGAGTTGTTCTGGATTTATGCACtcccagtagcagtaacagttCATGGACAAGTTTACTTTCAAAGTCTCTGCCTTGATCCGAATGTATTCTATGTGGTAGCCCATAATGAACAAAGAATTTTTCAACGAGCACTTTAGCTACTGTGATAGCCCGTTGATCTTTAGTTGGAAATGCTTGAGCATACCTAGTGAAATGATCTGTGATTACTAGGATGTTGCTGACGCCACCTTTATCTGGTTCAAGTGATAAAAAGTCAATACACACAAGGTCCATGGGCCCTTGACTTTCAATGTGACCCATAGGGGCATTCCGGGTTGGTAAAGTCTTTCTCTGTATACACCGCAAACAGGACCTGCAGTAATCTTCCACATCTTGCTTCATGCAAGGCCAGTAGAAACGGTCTCTTACTAGTCCTAAAGTCTTTTCATAGCCCAAATGACCATGTTCATCATGTAATGACACAAGGACACTTTCTCTATGTTTTTGTGGAAGCAGTAACTGCCATTTCTCTTGGTTTTGTTTATTGGGAGCCCTTCTATAGACCATTCCATCTCTCAATGTTAGTTTTTCCCATTCCTTTATCAAAAGTTTAGCAAGGGGATGAGAGTCAGCTTTAAGTACTTCTACTTGTCTCTTCTTAAGAGCTTCCACGGCTACTTTACAAAGAAGGTCATCTCTTTGATCCCTCATTATATCTTCTTTAGAGAGAGGTGGTAGTGAGGTAGCCTGAATAGAGGTAATATTGCAGTAGAGTAACGGAACTCCCTCCAGCTTGAGGCCTATGTTCTCAGCCATGCTACCTGTTCGACATTCATAGGACACTGCTGAACACACAGTCTTTACACCTGGAGCTGCAATTTCAACCCATTCATCATCAGGGTGCAGGGTCTCATGGGGTCGTCTGGACAACCCGTCAGCATCTCCGTTACTGCGACCTGGACGGTAGCGTAGGCTAAATGTATAATTAGCTAAGGCAGCTAGCCATCTGTGCCCTGTTGCATCCAGTTTAGCCGTTGTTAAGATATACGTTAGAGGGTTGTTGTCTGTTTGGACCTCAAATTCAGTGCCATACAAGTAGTCATGGAGTTTATCAACCACTGCCCATTTTAATGCAAGGAACTCTAGCTTATGCGCAGGATAATTCTTTTCTGCGGGGGATAAGCTTCTGCTGATAAATGCAACTGGCCTCAACAATTTTTCATGCTCTTGGTATAACACACCTCCTAAGCCGTCTCTACTGGCATCGATGTGAAGGGTATATGGCTTACTGGGATCAGCATAAGCCAGAACTGGGGCATGAGTGAGGCAATATTTTAACTGATTAAATGCTCGGTCACATTCTTCTGTCCACTTGTCCTCTATGGATTCCTTGGTCCACCCCGGAGTGGTTGATTTTCTTATCGACCTGGGTTTGTCTTCACTCTCTTGATCTGTGTCGATCTGCAGGAGCTGATTGAGAGGTTTAGCCACTCTGGAGAACCCTTCTACAAATCGTCTGTAATATCCGCAGAATCCAAGAAAAGAACGTAACTCAGTGGTGGTTCTGGGTTCTGGCCAGGTGGACACAGCCTCTATTTTACTGGGATCAGTAGAAATTCCAGCTGCAGACACCACATGTCCTATGTAGGTCACGGAAGGTTGACAAAATTGACATTTATCAAGTGATAGCTTCAGGCCTTCCTTCTGGAGCCGATCAAGAACTTTCATCAACCTTTCTTCATGTTCTTCCAAAGTTCTTCCAAATACAATTAAATCATCCAGGTACACTAACACTTCTAGTAGGTGCATGTCTCCCACAGTACGTTCCATAAGCCTTTGGAAGGTGGCGGGTGCCCCACAGATACCTTGCGGCATCCGTTCAAATTCATAGAATCCAAGAGGGCatataaaagcagttttctctttatCATCTGGATGCATTGGTATTTGGTAATATCCACTTCTAAGGTCCAATACACTAAACCACTTGCTTCCTACAAGACAATTCAGGACCTCCTCTATCCGAGGGGTAGTGTATTGGTCCGGTATGGTGCGCCGATTCAGAGTTCGGTAATCCACACACATTCGAATGGACCCATTCTTTTTACGCACCACCACGATCGGAGAAGCATATGGGCTTCTTGATGCCTTGATGATCCCTGCTGTCTTCAGCTCTTCTAGATGTTTCCTTAAATCTTCTAGGTCACCTGGAGCTATGCGCCGAGACCTCTCTCTGAAGGGTCTATCTTCCTTGAGACGAATCCTGTGTTGAGTGCTATTAGAGCAGCCCATATCCAGGTCACTTCTGGAGAACACTTGACTTTTTTTAAGCAGCTGAATCTGCAATCGGTTTCTCCAATCTTCTGGGATAGGTGAGTCACCAAATTTGAAATCTTCTGGCTTTAACTCCCAGGCATCTGAAGTTAGGTCAGTGTCAGTGATAGGGCAAACTGAATGGACTCTACCCAGCAGGGCATGGGGACGTAGTATAGCTGGTACACTGGTCGTATTCTTGAGGCCTACTCTTATGTTTCCCTTTTTTCGCCTTAAGCATTCCGCCGGCAAAGCTTCTGAAATAAGTTCAACTCCAAGAGGCAAGTCAGCACCTTGTTCCCCTTCAATCATGAGGTCAGGGACTGAGTCCTCCCAGCGCATCTTTACCCGAGcattcaaacattttatttgcccagGGGGTATTACTTGCTCTCTTCTCTGCATAAACCATACATTTCCCACACATTCTTTTGGTTCCCGCTTCTGTTTGTGCCTGGAGACCAGTACGGACTGCAGCATGGGGTGAATGTTAACTTTCTTAAAATCCAGTCTTTGTCTTGAGTCCAACAGGCCAGCAAGCATTCGCCTTATCAGATCAGTGTTGGTGCCTACCACTATGGAAGTCTTAGATCCTCCTGGTCTAGGGCACACTAAAGCCAATGCTTCAACAGCCTCTTTAGATCCGGTCACTGAAGGCGGAAATTCCAACTTGATATTAATATAGCCATCATAAGGGAACTTTGTATCACCTAGGCCCCATAGttcaaggttttctattttttccaaagGGATGTAGCTCAGGTATTTCTTGTAAAAATCCTGAAATAGTATAGTCACTTGAGCCCCACTGTCTAATAGAGCATCTCCGTAGATTCCTTCAATCTGGACTGGAACAACTGGAGATGGACCTGCCAACCCTTTAGGCAATTCGGGTCCCCACCATGTGCAAGCTTCTCTAACCCCTTTCTGGGTACGTGGATGAAATTGTCCTTTGAACTTTTCCATACTGGTATGGTATAGTGCACCTTCAGTTGGCACCTGTCTTGCTTGGGTTTTGGAGGCCTCCTCGCCACTGTCTACCCATTGTTTAAATCTATTGGAGCTTCTCTTAGGCGGGCTTCCAGTTTGCTCCTTCACTGGGGCCCTCTGAAGTTTCCCTGAGCCTTCCCTCTCTCTTTAGCCAGAAGTTTTGCTACTACCTTCTGGGCATTCTCAGCATTTCGGCACTGCCTCTTGTAATGGCCATCTTCACCACACAGATGACAGAACCCCAGTACTCCTTTTGTCCTATTTAGTTGAGGGGGCCCAGGTGCTGGGGTATTCTCATATGTAAGATGGAAATCTTGAGCCTGGCTAGAGGTAGGCTTCTCACAGCATACAATATCTGACCTGCACTTAGTGTCCTTTTCTAATGCAGCCAGTTGAATTTTGGCTATCCTTTCAACCATCTCGCTCAGAGCATCCAACCGGTTGTGAATCTCACTTTGCTCTGGGGCTATAACTCCAGTACTCGCTTGAACAATTCGGATGGCTTCCCCTCCTGGTTTCACCTTATTTGAAGTCATGCTTTTACTGGTAGGCAGTAACTTGGCTTCCATAAGGGCCTCCTCCTCCCGTACTTGTTTGATTAGTTGGGGGTAAGTGGGGACTGCACGGTCTTCCTTTGGTATCCTTAGTTTCCACATGATGGGATCATTCGGTTGAGCTCCTTTCAAGATTTGCTTTACTCTAAGCTGGTCAGCCATATAGGGATCCATTCCTTTCTTTAATATTATGTGGTGGAGTATCTTCTCTAGCCGTGGGATATAATCGGACATACTTTCATCTTTCTCTTGGTAGGTGTGTTCAAACTGATACATGAGCTCAGCCACATTCTCAGTTCGGCCATACACATCATGCAAAGCTTGCAAGTAATCAGTGGCACAACAATCCCTTTTGCTCTGCTTCAGGGCCCGAATTACATCCGCAGCTGGACCCATCAAACTCTCTGTGATTCTCTGTTTCTTCTGTGACTCTGGAACATCCCATTCTTCCAGGGCTTGGGTGGCTTGATCCATCCAGGCTTCAAAGTCATCTTCCCCTTCTGGCGTGGGTTGTTTTCCTGAGAAAAAGTGTAGTTTTCTGTATCCAAACCCGCTGTGAGGCTGTATAGGCCGAACACACTTCTCTACTAAGTTTCCTAGTGCAGTAAGGATATCTGCCCCAATGGCAGCAGAGGGCCCACATGGATTTGCTGCGAGGGATGGGTTGTTAACTTCTTTGTTTCCGGCTGCTGGATGTTCAACATCTCCGTCTGATGTGATAACTGAAACTGGTGAAGCAGGTAAAACCAAGTTACACTGATATTTCTCACTGCCGAATGTCATCATGAATGGGACATCATCAGGATTTATAGGATCCTCCATTTGCAGCAAAACGCATGTCTTTACATCCTTGTTATCTGTTTTCCTATCAACTATTAGGCAGCGGCCAAAAGGTGACATTTCATCCATTAACTGGTAAATCTGCCTTGAATTTAAGTTTGCCTCTGCTATTATCAGAGCTAGGCAATATGTGGGGTTTGCCTGACGGTCCTGACACCACTCTAGCAAGGCTTGCGGCTCCATCTTCGCTTCTTATGGCAGGATGCTATACAACTGGTGAAAAGGGGCGGAGTCAGTGACGTGGGTGGAGataatcccggacgagcccccaaatgtagcacacccttgagtgagactaatatatatatatatgggtaactcCAGCACGCTCAGTGACACCCCATTGAACGGACCACAATAATGATAAACAGTGATatcccttttctttattaagcgtaacaaataatcagcagggatccgactatgatttaaaatattaaagcaagatatatatgtataacaatacaccaaccaacaatgacaccatttaaattgctaatacaaagtatgcagaaaatatatgtgCTAAATGTTGTAACTTAATTTCCCTGTCACAGTCCCAGATGATTTGTGCACGTTGGGGCCCTTATTGAGTTTAGCTTATTGGCCAATAGCACTGATCCTTTCCTCTGTCGGTTAGCAGTATAACTTTATAAACTTAGTGAAGAAACACTTTCCTCTCAGGTGAGAAATGACTTGGCAgagtgtatagttcagcaacagatggattAGCTCCTATTGTTTGATAATACACAGTTCCCCAATAGTGTGTGGTGTTGCAGGTTACTCACAGTCTGTGCTCCAAACTCTGTATCACCTTTAGTAACAGACCTCAGATGGGATGCAGGCAGCTCTGTTCTCTAGCAGCTGAAATCACCTGGGCCTCTTTGCAGCATGTCAGCCTAGGGCTCTCCCACCAACCGCAGGCAGTTTCCCCCTGCTCCCTTTCTGGCTAGCACTGATAGCTCTTTTACGGGTGCTAGTCTAGGACTGGGATAGCAGGGTCAGCTTCTCCCAGTAGCAGCTTCCCCTGGGGCAGGATCCCTGCAGATGTCTCTCCCCTCTGGCAGCTCTCCCACGCAGAGCAGGTACAGCAggtaggcagcagtcagcagtttTTCTGCCTGCAGGCACACACTTCTCTCCCTTTTTTATAGTCCAGCAGTGTGGTCCTCAAAACATTTTGCGCCCTTTCTTATCATTGGTGGATTATAGCCCcagccaggtcctcagctctgaggcatgctgggatatgtagtcctgTAGACTGTCTATGCAGCACTTGTTCATGTTTCTTGCTTTAGTTAGGGGTGTTACATGTAGCTATACAGTCATGTAGTCATTCCTGGTCCATTAAATCTAGCTAGTTCTCAGCATATCAAATGAGAACTGGCTCATGTGCTATTTGTTCACATGTGTGAACTAGAAAGTGATGTCTCTAGTTAGAATATCTGTGGTGTACAAGGCAATTCCCTCTTCTTGCagtaaattgaaaaagaaaactacTACACACTCCAGTAGTGTACCTgcccatacagcagaccctgcagttgctggGGGAGCCCAGATTGTATGGTCTGCTGCATTATTGTCTCCAGCCTCCAGCCTATTGTGAGCGGACCGTGAGGGTGGTTGGGAGAGGAGGGAGTGTTGGTGATGTGCCACCTCTGTAGattattttgaggggctgcctgACAAGCCCAAGTTGCACCACTGTAAGTATCTGCTCCGAGTAAATGTGAAATTTTAatt from Xenopus laevis strain J_2021 chromosome 5S, Xenopus_laevis_v10.1, whole genome shotgun sequence includes the following:
- the LOC121394114 gene encoding paraneoplastic antigen Ma1 homolog, with protein sequence MEPQALLEWCQDRQANPTYCLALIIAEANLNSRQIYQLMDEMSPFGRCLIVDRKTDNKDVKTCVLLQMEDPINPDDVPFMMTFGSEKYQCNLVLPASPVSVITSDGDVEHPAAGNKEVNNPSLAANPCGPSAAIGADILTALGNLVEKCVRPIQPHSGFGYRKLHFFSGKQPTPEGEDDFEAWMDQATQALEEWDVPESQKKQRITESLMGPAADVIRALKQSKRDCCATDYLQALHDVYGRTENVAELMYQFEHTYQEKDESMSDYIPRLEKILHHIILKKGMDPYMADQLRVKQILKGAQPNDPIMWKLRIPKEDRAVPTYPQLIKQVREEEALMEAKLLPTSKSMTSNKVKPGGEAIRIVQASTGVIAPEQSEIHNRLDALSEMVERIAKIQLAALEKDTKCRSDIVCCEKPTSSQAQDFHLTYENTPAPGPPQLNRTKGVLGFCHLCGEDGHYKRQCRNAENAQKVVAKLLAKERGKAQGNFRGPQ